The sequence aaatcaattcgtacaggatcaaaattatcacCCATAagttacaatataaaaattgcaatttttccgcTCCTGGATGAATAATtagcaatacaaaaaaaatattttttttattaaaatgatcAAGTAACAAAGTACAACCTTTACTTTATGAGGCATGAAACCCCAAAATAATTGGctcaaaagaacaaaatatcaCACTAGTGCAATTGTatcttaaaaataagcaaatggTGCCTCTGGTGATGATTCAGATTTACGCATCAGGACTGCCTTGAAGGTAAGCCTCAATCGCCTTGAACATCTGCATTGCCTTCTCCTTTCCTTCCTTGATTTTCTCTTCAGTGATCTCAACGTCGCCCTTGGTGTGGTAAATGCTCCTGTTCTTGCATATACATCCTCCATCTTCTGTCGGCACAATCTTTACATGATATGTGATGGATTCAAGAACTCCCACCAGAGCATCACCCTCAACAATGGTATAGCTGTGGGTCAAATTCTCCGTGTCAATAGCATCAATACGGTGCTTAGCACTCTTATACTGGCTGCCCTCAccaaaatggataatcttgaCGGTTCCAACACCGCCATCTCCTTCCAAGATTTCAACGTTCTTAACAGCCTGAGGCATGATCTTAGGAATTAGGGTGTCTGCATCGAGGACAACGGCCTTAAACATCTTGGCGGCCGGGATTGAGGAAGGAATCTCAATATCGTAAGTGATGGCACCCATGGCAGTGATTTTGAAGCTTGAATGATGAGAAAGAAGGAATGAGAAGGAAACGTAATTTGTTAAAAGCGTTGGGTGAGTGATGGGAAATGCAAGAAGTAGAGCTGCAATTTATAGTATAGAATAGAAGATTCTTGTTATCCTACTTGCATGTAATATGATGGGACTTTCAACGGCTCTAGCTCAATATAGTTGAAAAAAAGTAGATGATTATATGAACTGATCTAACAAAGCAGATGGACATTTTTCTGTTTGCAAAGATGGGCTGCAGCATCACTGTGATTAGCACCTCATTGTGGACTAGCGCGTCTAATTGTGTGATTACTTGCAAAGATCAATGCTTTCTTTAATGATCATCATTGAATAGACCTTCAACTTAATTAGAATCTTTTGGTAGGGTCATCTTTCAAATTAAGTGGCTTTCAAATACAGCGAAGAAATTTAGATGGggtcaattttcattcacaGATCTctgatctctctctcttttatttttagtttctaaCAAACTTTCATTCAGACCATCCAGACTCAGTTTTCTTCGCTTAAACTTGATTCTTAATCTCATCTGATTTTCTTCCCccatgaaattaaaaactttcaaaaaataaaagttaagaaAGGATGGAaaagttttagttttagtaagggatgacaattttaattctgtCGGATTTTCGATCAGATAATTACTCTCtatgattttaaaagttgGTATATTTAAgcccatttaaaaaaaaattagcacatcctcaaacacaaaatttgctggaaattgcaaatttcacCTGAATTTTGGAATGTACGCCTCACGTGAGACCTAATTCCGATCAAGTTTGCAATGCTGGCGAATTTTTCCTTTAATGTGCCACTTTCTTTAAGTTACAAGACTTAATTGCCAATTTCATTCCAACAAGATTAAAATTCTCTTTTCGTCAGGAAAAAAGCATGTGTTTGGCACATGACCATTGTAATTAGGGCTTTATGGCCATATGGGACCAATATTGCtaagtttctaaaattactggataaaattgcaaaaatcaagTGGTGtaagatcaaaattttcaatcccTTATGTTATAGGatgaaaatgcaatattttccTAAAcaccttgtattttttactgtaAATTCCTATGTTTTGTacatttttatagaaaaataaataaattaataactcctatatataattaaaaaattagaaccttaaaaatatatttttcaagcTTTTCAAACCAACATGCCCCCAGTATGGAATTTGGCGAAGATTGTACTAAACAAGTAgactataaatattattatttattaaaaattacctaatttttttaccCCTCTTAGAGAAATAAATGAGTAAGTCCgtacttcaaaaaattaaaatcataaaaatataattttcaagcGCCGTAGAGAACATGCCCAAAGAATAGGGTGTGCTGAGggttttatttaacaaatagattaaaaaaattcatattttttaaagaaatccttttttttttttttttttttctctcatataattaataaattaataactacaattgaAAATTAGAGTCTATCAACATGCCCTCCTACTGCTTTGGCGAGGGAAGAGTTGAAGAAGtagagaataaaaatattatcttttactAGTATTTCACCTCTTTTTACTCCCTTAAAAGAATAAAGTCCACAATTCAATATAGGGCATGCCAAGGGTAGTGTTTAACAAATCGACTAAAAAAtggggaaaaaagaagattgcaattttcatcctGTTACTTAAAAGATGGCAATTTTGGTCTATTGATCGGAAAAATGCATGTACCgaacacataatttttaaaattggggcaTTTTGGCAAATGAAATCAcaattgtcaaatttttagaattgcgagataaaattataaaaatcaattcatacaGGATCAAAATTACTGCCCATAAGttacaagataaaaattgcaattttttcactCCTGTACTAATAATTAgcaatccaaaaaaatattttttattaaaatgatcAAGTAACAAAGTACAACTTTAACTTAATGAGGCATGAAAACCCAAAATACATGGctcaaaagaacaaaatatcaCACTAGTGCAATtgtatcttaaaaaaataagccgATGGTGCCTCTGGTTATGAAGTTCATATTTACGCATCAGGACTGGCTTGAAGGCCTTCTCCTTTCCTTCCTTGATTTTCTCTTCAGTGATCTCACCGTCGCCCTTGGTATGGTAAATGCTCCTGTTCTTGCATATACATCCTCCATCTTCTGTCGGCACAATCTTCACATGATATGTGATGGATTCAAGAACTCCCGCCAGAGCATCACCCTCAACAATGGTGTAACTGTGGGTCAAATTCTCCGTGTCAATAGCGTCAACACGGTGCTTTGCGCTCTTATACTGGCTGCCCTCACCAAAGTGGATGATCTTGACGGTTCCAACACCGCCATCTCCTTCCAAGATTTCGACGTTCTTAATAGCCTGAGGCATGATCTTAGGAATGAGGGTGTCTGCATCGAGGACAACGGCCTTGAACATCTTGGCGGCTGGGATTGAGGAAGGAATCTCAACATCATAAGTGATGGCAACCATGGCTGGAATTTCAAGCTGCAAATTATAAGAAAGAAGGAATGAGAAGGTAATTTGTTGAATTCCTTGGCTGAGTGATGGGAAATGTAAGGAGTAGAACTGCAATATATAATGTAGAGTAGAAGATTCTCTTGCAGATTGTATATTCCTACTTGCATATAATGTCTGGATATTCAATGTCTGTAGCCCCATATGGTTGAaccaaattcaattatttttgtgcattaacttatgaattcattttataacaaaaatgtggATCCATATTTCCCTGTCTGAAAAGAAAGCCAGGGAAAACAGTGAGCACCTCATTGTGGACTCATATGTTGTCATTCAGAGGTTGTGGGTTTCTTTCttcctatttttatttgtgcGATTTGCAAAGCATGTTTTCTTTCATAATGATCAGAGAATTTGGCAACCTTCAAGTTGAAGTCTTTCTGTAGGGTCATCTTTGAAAACTAGTTGAACTAGTGAAAGATGAGAATATGGAGGCGTAGTTATCATTGACCGATCACTCCCTAGTTTTGGagttaattgtaattttaatcccATATCATAAGGggttttacaaaattatacttaacgTTTTCATAATAGGAAAGTTTAGTTACGTAACTTGAAAATGGTGCAAAAAATACGTTTCGCAGTTAATTTCTTTACGACAATGCTACACATTGTGCCCGTGGTCATTAAATCAAGCTGATAATAGTTTTTTGGAGGAATAACCAATagaattttcatgtaatatttctCATAATCTTAGCCCTTTTTTTCCTAtaggtaaaatataatttaccccctatgatttatgaaatgttcaaaaacaaaaaaaaaaccctgcATTAAGAAGCcccttcatattttccaaaatagGGCAAACTTTGCCCCTTCGACACAAAAGTGTATAACATcgtgttgaattttttttaattttatccctatttaagaaccattaaatttaaatattttataaatcaataatttagatttaatataaaGGAAGGACGGGGTCGACGGGGGACGGCAGCGAGTGCAGGCGGTTGGGGGCTTTGGGATTGCGGCGGGCGGGGCTGGGGGAGGTTTGCCGGAGACAGGAGCTGTTGTATTTAaatgtacatataatatattaaatctaaccccttgattttaataaagtaaaatctagatcattgatttttttttttaaatctggaccttttgttcaaaattaaatttaaatctaaacttttttttttatttaaatcaatagtgctaattatattaaatataaatgatataGGAATCGTTGGTTTGTATCCTGCAAAATCTCaaccataaatatataacaagtaaaatcgaataatttataaattatggtataaatttaatttttattgttgaaaTTTATATCCTACAAAACCGCATACGTAAGGCCCATGTGTCACACCGTAGGGCTGGAGGGGGTATTTTAACCTATTATGAAAAACATAGGGTATCGGGCCCTATTATGAAAAACATAGGTGGggtttttatgattttttatagggggattcttctaacattttataaatagctGGAAGgtaaattctattttacttTCCCCCCTTTATTGATAGTGATGAAGGGAATTAATAAAAGACTAATATACCCTTAGTATGTAGGGTAAGAATAAAGGCATAAAAATAGAGATTAAACCTATTACCCACGTGGATAATCTCAGAGACGGTTTAGGGCAATCTTATACCCGAAAAAGGTGGGCCACGATC comes from Sesamum indicum cultivar Zhongzhi No. 13 linkage group LG10, S_indicum_v1.0, whole genome shotgun sequence and encodes:
- the LOC105171726 gene encoding major allergen Pru ar 1-like, yielding MGAITYDIEIPSSIPAAKMFKAVVLDADTLIPKIMPQAVKNVEILEGDGGVGTVKIIHFGEGSQYKSAKHRIDAIDTENLTHSYTIVEGDALVGVLESITYHVKIVPTEDGGCICKNRSIYHTKGDVEITEEKIKEGKEKAMQMFKAIEAYLQGSPDA
- the LOC105171790 gene encoding major allergen Pru ar 1-like, yielding MVAITYDVEIPSSIPAAKMFKAVVLDADTLIPKIMPQAIKNVEILEGDGGVGTVKIIHFGEGSQYKSAKHRVDAIDTENLTHSYTIVEGDALAGVLESITYHVKIVPTEDGGCICKNRSIYHTKGDGEITEEKIKEGKEKAFKPVLMRKYELHNQRHHRLIFLRYNCTSVIFCSFEPCILGFHASLS